From Pseudarthrobacter equi, a single genomic window includes:
- a CDS encoding DEAD/DEAH box helicase family protein: protein MIAVPRYHQWEAVNKLAETAAAEGPGHRYLIQHSAGSGKTNSIAWTAHRLNSCTMPMARRCSMP, encoded by the coding sequence ATCATTGCTGTTCCGCGCTACCACCAGTGGGAAGCGGTAAACAAGCTGGCGGAAACTGCTGCCGCCGAAGGACCGGGACACCGGTACTTGATCCAGCACTCTGCTGGTTCTGGCAAAACAAACTCCATCGCATGGACTGCTCACCGGCTCAACTCCTGCACGATGCCGATGGCAAGAAGATGTTCGATGCCGTGA